The window GAAAGTGTTTATTATGATAAAAGCTATTTTGATATTATAGATATGATATCAAATCaatagatataattaatttgtGTCTCATAAACAAGTGTGAAATAAACACAATATAGGTAAATGTATACTGCTGACCCTATTCTTGGATTTCCCACATGCACAGTAGTTTCACATCCTGCCTTTGTTTAATATAATGTCTTTTAATAATGATCATTTGTAGAAAAATATTTAGTTTAATTAAAACATGccaatatttgtataaaataaaattttaaggtttttttatctttaatatcaaAATTTGTATATATGATTTCAGAAAAATAAACCAAAATGTCCAAAAAGCCAGGTACCACTCAAGCAATGCATAAGGTTATAATGGTTGGAAGTGGAGGTGTAGGCAAATCTGCTCTTACGTTACAATTTATGTATGATGAGGTACATTGATTtcataaaagtatataaaaaagATCGTGTTATGTTATTGATTGATTGTTTTCTGTTTACATACAAATTAGTTTGTTGAAGATTATGAACCTACAAAAGCAGATTCCTATAGAAAGAAAGTTGTATTGGATGCAGAAGAAGTACAAATAGACATATTAGATACTGCAGGACAAGAGGATTATGCAGCAATTCGGGATAATTATTTCCGAAGTGGAGAAGGATTTCTTTGTGTATTTTCTATAACTGAGGATGATAGTTTTCAAGCTACTCAAGAATTTAGGTGAGTAACTAATTATTTAATCTGTGGGACTTACATATATTTGATTTTCAAggcaaaattatttaattttatatatctagAGAACAGATTCTTAGGGTAAAAAACGATGAAAacattccatttttattagtggGGAATAAATGTGATTtacaagaaaagagaaaagttaGTTTAGCTGAAGCTCAAGCCAGGTCACAACAATGGGGTGTACCATATGTAGAAACAAGTGCAAAGACAAAAGAAAATGTTGATAAGGTAATGATTAAATTATACGTTTCAACTTTTATAGACATTATATGGAAATAAATGTCTCTTAGAAAATTAACgttattaacaattttatgttaataatgacaaaatttatatatttataattgtatGTAAAAAAATGCACATGCATcattgacattttattattgtCTCAAATTTATTAGAGTTTTTAGAACACAAAAATTgcatgaaatatatttaattagctTTACATATAATTTACTGTATGTTTTATTTCCTATGCTACACATACATCTTATAGCTTTTGCACACATAATTCTGCAATAAAAACATactgatataaatataatacaatatataaatgtatattgcatttttctttttaaatttataaagcaCTTTCTCAAGCCTTGAAGCTTTGAGATGGCATCAATTGCACATTTGCAGGTATTTTTCGACTTGATGCGTGAAATAAGATCGCGCAAGATTGAAGATAAGTCAGCAAGCAACGGTCGCGGAAAGGACCGTGccaagaggaagaaaaagaagtgcAAAATTCTATAGGTTTGCTTTTTTTGCACTGTTTTTGATCTTTCATAAATGGACAACTGGATGATGATTCAAAAATTTTGTACATTGCAgtattcttttcatttttttctgaaATTTAAATAAGTATTTACATGTGCAATTATCAGCAGGTAACAATTATACCAAAAGTATCAACCTTCTGCAAGAGTGTCTCTCAGGCatgtacaaaagaaaattacttATATAAATTTCGCTTGTTATGTTGTTTCCAGCTTATGCCTGAAACACTGCATATGCATGTACAACTTCAATTCAATATCACAAATTACAAAGGCACAGACTGACTTTTTCGTTAATTTTTGAGACGTTTATTATAAAAGCAAAAAGAATGGgaatgaatttataaatttttacatGACATAGTAAATATAGCTCATTGATATGCATGTTTATTTTAGCGATGCAGATACCATACATGGTCGCACTGTATTTCTATTTATTCAACGCGTTTTATACCATATCTTAGTTCCaccaatttaataaataaaacttaagcgacaaatatggacagaaaaTAGATTTTATTTTTGGTCCTAATATTGATAATACATAGTAAAATTACTATAACcatagtttttaaatattaaatagagATATAAAATGGAAATTGACAGTTTCTTTGTATTCTATTGCAGGTATTCTTTGACTTAATGCGTGCAATAGCTGCGCGTAAAGCACAGGAAAACCAAGGAGATGGAAATGAGCAGAAAAAAAGAAGTTGCTGTATTTTGCTCTAACAAACATAAAACAACGCGTATAGCTGCTATAATGGACCGTTCAACTTCTAATTGCAAAACCTGAGTAAGAGAAgtgtatttatatacatacatacatccatatatacatataagtgcgtgacatacacatacatatgcaGAAGGAAGTTTTCTGACACTTTACAGTGAATTGAcagtaaaaataaatatgaagCGATTGTATTGAGAACGcataatttaaatgttatttaataattatcatATTAATAGGTGTAAACTTTGTACTCTTTTCCACTAAACcactaaataattaatttgtaatGTACTGATGCATATAATTATAATTCGTAGATACTACTGTTAATTTATGtcgcaatatttattataatgcaACAACAGTAACAAAGTTTTTAACAATGCACaaaattacattatatatatatatatatatatagatgaacccatttcaaaatttttcattaCCACTAGAGTGctgaaatatatatagttatttaATTAAATGCTATAAAAATGAAAGGAAGAACCAGAAAAGGTGAAGAAGAAAGAttaatgtgtatgtatatgtacatgttCATGCAGTGTATGTTCATGTATACatacattatacatgtataCTAAGCACAATATTTCGTGATGATTTAATGATGGTTAACAAAAAAATgttgcaaatatttattatagGAACACTGTAACTGATTTTATttgcaaataaaattattatatattcattggtgtattttgtatatttttttgaatCCTTGGATAATTTCAGCACTCTTGCTTTATGttatcatttattaataaaatgttaaTATTTTCAACTTGCTTAAATGTGTTCTAGAACGAGACAGTCATAGCACTGTAAAGTACAGAAGACATACGTGTGGTAATTAATCCACAGTTTATTTATCAtttgtaatatgttataagaCTAATTTGCAATATACAGCTATGTACAAATTGtaatacaatttattattttcatattaaaatatcttTGTATCTCTTCTGAACAAgcaaatataaatagaataattatatttatatctgagAAAACAACAGAAACGTTAATTCTGATTTTCAGAAAAAGTAGttctattttgaaaaataatataa of the Bombus affinis isolate iyBomAffi1 chromosome 6, iyBomAffi1.2, whole genome shotgun sequence genome contains:
- the LOC126917638 gene encoding ras-related protein Ral-a isoform X1 is translated as MSKKPGTTQAMHKVIMVGSGGVGKSALTLQFMYDEFVEDYEPTKADSYRKKVVLDAEEVQIDILDTAGQEDYAAIRDNYFRSGEGFLCVFSITEDDSFQATQEFREQILRVKNDENIPFLLVGNKCDLQEKRKVSLAEAQARSQQWGVPYVETSAKTKENVDKVFFDLMREIRSRKIEDKSASNGRGKDRAKRKKKKCKIL
- the LOC126917638 gene encoding ras-related protein Ral-a isoform X2, translating into MSKKPGTTQAMHKVIMVGSGGVGKSALTLQFMYDEFVEDYEPTKADSYRKKVVLDAEEVQIDILDTAGQEDYAAIRDNYFRSGEGFLCVFSITEDDSFQATQEFREQILRVKNDENIPFLLVGNKCDLQEKRKVSLAEAQARSQQWGVPYVETSAKTKENVDKVFFDLMRAIAARKAQENQGDGNEQKKRSCCILL